The DNA sequence TTCAATTTCGCAGCAAGTATATAGAGATCCTTCTACCGTTACGCAGATAGTTAAAAAGTTAGAAGTAAATGGCTACTTAGAACGTAGAAAAAATATAAATGATTCTCGAAAAACTGAAATCATTCTTACCGAAAAGGGAAAGATTGCTCGGCTCGCAATCGTTCGTTCATCAAGGAAAATGTTTACCAAAATTTATAAATATACTTCTTTTGAAGAACGCAGATTACTGATTTCTCTTTTAGAAAAGGTGAATGCAGGAAGCTGAGAGTATATATTAGATCTAAAGTGTTACCTATGTGCCTTCTATACAACCAAGTATCGCTTGTTATGTGACATAAGATCAATTATGGGAAGTCCCTCAATGCATCACGTATAAATCTACTTAAAAGTTCAAGCATCCTTTCTAGCGAATGAACTGTGGTAAACGGAGGTTTAATAAGTGACAATGTTTGCTTTGTTTCTCGAATCGATAGATTTGTTAATAAACATTTTCTCTGATCTGCCCACTAATTTTGCATTTTCACCTTTCCCGCCACCACAGTCAGCTGGTAAAAAATTTAGCTGTGAAGCATACGGAATATAAACTGGCGGTTGAAAGTCTTTTTCATCGAGGTATTCTCTCGCTTCCGCAAAGATAGAAAATTCACCTGTGCTTTCTTGAGTTAGATTCTGGAAACAAATGCATACCCGTTGCCCTTCATTTATATCTATTTCCAACAGAGCCGGCTCCATTGAGGTGTAGGTATCAATCACTCGATTTTTTGCGTAATTATGAATTCTGACTGCAAAGTATGATAAACGGAAAACATGTTTTCCGGGAGTCATATAGAACTGTGACTTCCCGTCTACTTTTCCTATTCCAATGATCCCAAGAGAGAATCCATAATCCTGAAGATTCTCCTTGAAGTCTTTACCATCGATACTAAGAATTAGAAAATTAGAAATTCTTAATTCTCCTAATTTCGAAGTGTCGATTGGCTGCGGATCGGATGGATGGTTTGGGTAGACATAATACTTTGTACAATGATTTGTTAGTAATAATATGAGTATGAGTTGTAGAACTTTTTTAAACGATAACGAGTTGCTTAAAATGCGCATAGGATTAAATCACAATATTTCTATAAATAGTCAAAGAGAATATTGTTGAAAACTTGAATCAAATTTATTTTTCTAAGGCAATCTCCCATGCAACTAGAATTCCCAATCTAGTTTTAGCTTCGAGAAGTAAGATTATAAATTATAGCTGCGACGGACAGTAATTCCGATCAAAATAGATAAACAACTAACTTCACTTGGTTAAGGAAAAAATGGATGGATGATTGTTTATTTGGGCGCCTCGAATCCGTTAGTTGATTGGCATTTAATTCTAGAACGACCACGCTATTCGCTCCAATCTTTCCGATCGGTTTGTTGGCCAAAATAATTCAGTTCATGGAAAGGATTTCCGCTACTATCGCTGGCGCAGGGATTGGTAAGAATCAAGATTTATCTTGACAGAATTAGTTTTTTTACTCAAAATTTGTTTATGCACTCTGGTTTGATAAATCGCATTACTATAAATCCCGATATCTGTCACGGAAAACCTAGTATTAGAAACCAGAGGTATACAGTTGAGTTGGTTTTAGATCTATTATCTTCCGGAATGACTCAGGCTGAAATTATCGATGACTACCCAAATATCGAAAGAGAGGACATTCTTGCCTGTTTAGAATTTGCATCTCAACTTATAAAAGTGAAGTCAATCTATAAAGCCTCTGCATGAAGTTTTTCATAGATGCTCAACTACCAAGATCTCTAGTTGAACTTTTTAAAAAGAAAAAAATTGAGGCCCTCCATGTTGAGGATCTTCCTAATGGAAACAAGACTAGCGATTCCGAAATTGTTAAATATTGTGACTCAAATCAATATATTCTCGTTACGAAAGATTTTGATTTTTTAGATTCATTTCTATTAAGAAAAAATCCCGCGAGATTACTAATTATCACTACCGGTAACATCAAAAATAGAGAACTACTAATGTTATTTGATCAATTC is a window from the Leptospira harrisiae genome containing:
- a CDS encoding MarR family winged helix-turn-helix transcriptional regulator: MSAQPEKIMHLLSGISDRIFVNLTSSYKKEGYTDITPSQGAVLCALHNKVPQTMTSISQQVYRDPSTVTQIVKKLEVNGYLERRKNINDSRKTEIILTEKGKIARLAIVRSSRKMFTKIYKYTSFEERRLLISLLEKVNAGS
- a CDS encoding DUF433 domain-containing protein is translated as MHSGLINRITINPDICHGKPSIRNQRYTVELVLDLLSSGMTQAEIIDDYPNIEREDILACLEFASQLIKVKSIYKASA
- a CDS encoding DUF5615 family PIN-like protein translates to MKFFIDAQLPRSLVELFKKKKIEALHVEDLPNGNKTSDSEIVKYCDSNQYILVTKDFDFLDSFLLRKNPARLLIITTGNIKNRELLMLFDQFLSIIVEEFNHENWIEISNEGLIIHSDK